The following are encoded together in the Deinococcus soli (ex Cha et al. 2016) genome:
- a CDS encoding carbohydrate ABC transporter permease: MNLKTKNPALYYLQRAAFYLLVLVIAFYLLAPFFWAVLTSLRSPGDLFLQPAQFIAAETTFQNYTQVFANPNFQRGLLYSLIVAVGSVLISLLIGSFAAYALGRFRFRGKQIIMYVILAVSVFPQIAVLSGLYTLISALGLYNNPVGLILTYLIFTIPFTVWVLTSFVRDIPGELEEAALVDGASPLQTLFQVLFPVMMPALVTTGLLAFINAWNEYLFALTFTSTNRTVPVVIANYSGATQFDQPWGQIMAASIVVTIPLIILVLVFQRNIVSGLTAGAVKG; this comes from the coding sequence ATGAACCTGAAGACCAAGAACCCGGCCCTGTACTACCTGCAACGCGCCGCCTTCTACCTGCTCGTGCTGGTCATCGCCTTCTACCTGCTCGCCCCGTTCTTCTGGGCGGTCCTGACCAGCCTGCGCTCCCCCGGCGATCTGTTCCTGCAACCCGCGCAGTTCATCGCCGCCGAGACCACCTTCCAGAACTACACCCAGGTGTTCGCCAACCCGAACTTCCAGCGCGGCCTGCTGTACTCGCTGATCGTCGCCGTCGGCTCGGTCCTCATCAGCCTGCTGATCGGTTCGTTCGCCGCGTACGCCCTGGGCCGCTTCCGCTTCAGGGGCAAGCAGATCATCATGTACGTCATCCTGGCCGTCAGCGTCTTCCCGCAGATCGCCGTGCTGTCGGGCCTGTACACCCTGATCAGCGCCCTGGGCCTGTACAACAACCCCGTCGGTCTGATCCTCACGTACCTGATCTTCACCATCCCCTTCACGGTCTGGGTGCTGACCAGCTTCGTGCGCGACATCCCCGGGGAGCTGGAAGAGGCGGCGCTGGTGGACGGCGCCAGTCCCCTCCAGACCCTCTTCCAGGTGCTGTTCCCCGTCATGATGCCCGCCCTGGTCACCACCGGCCTGCTGGCGTTCATCAACGCCTGGAACGAGTACCTGTTCGCCCTGACCTTCACCAGCACCAACCGCACCGTGCCGGTCGTGATCGCCAACTACTCCGGCGCGACCCAGTTCGACCAGCCCTGGGGCCAGATCATGGCCGCCAGCATCGTCGTGACCATCCCCCTGATCATCCTGGTGCTCGTGTTCCAGCGCAACATCGTGTCCGGTCTGACCGCCGGGGCCGTCAAGGGCTGA
- a CDS encoding DUF2252 domain-containing protein produces MHDPFSAVPLPGRDERRARGRALRSTLPRRDHALFEVPGKRPEQVLNALHAGTDGCMTHLLPLRFGRMVANPFAFFRGTAALMAADLAGTPVTGERVQASGDAHCANFGAFATGERNLVFDLNDFDETLRAPWEWDVRRLATSLVLAGREAGHSEADAVYAARSAARAYRLHVRAYARQHHLDVWYDRIDASEALADMAADARDHGRAMFAKASTRTHLHTLKKLAVQTPGGWRLRDDPPLLVHTSDPQAEVMLAGVRTNYLDSVAPDRRELLSRYHLADWALKVTGVGSCGRRVLVLLLAADGDDVLFLQVKEARPSVLEPYAGPTVARNAAHRIVRGQQLMQAAADPFLGWSAGEGFCGYVRQLRDQKGRFDLQAVSPRTLEEIAELCGWALARAHARTGDAVALGAYLGRRETFDQAVATFAVAYADQAERDHAALAQAIVRGYLEAEVDPVG; encoded by the coding sequence ATGCATGATCCATTTTCTGCGGTGCCGTTGCCTGGCCGGGACGAGAGGCGAGCGCGGGGGCGCGCGCTGCGTAGCACGCTGCCCCGGCGGGACCACGCGCTGTTCGAGGTGCCCGGCAAGCGGCCCGAGCAGGTCCTGAACGCCCTGCACGCTGGAACGGACGGCTGCATGACGCACCTGCTGCCGCTGCGGTTCGGGCGGATGGTGGCCAATCCCTTCGCGTTTTTCCGGGGGACGGCGGCACTCATGGCGGCCGATCTGGCGGGCACGCCCGTGACGGGCGAGCGGGTGCAGGCCAGCGGGGACGCCCACTGCGCGAACTTCGGGGCGTTCGCGACCGGGGAGCGGAATCTGGTGTTCGACCTGAACGATTTCGATGAGACGCTGCGGGCGCCGTGGGAGTGGGATGTGCGGCGACTGGCGACCAGTCTGGTGCTGGCCGGGCGTGAGGCGGGGCACAGCGAGGCGGACGCCGTGTATGCCGCTCGGAGCGCGGCGCGGGCATACCGCCTGCATGTCCGCGCGTACGCGAGGCAGCATCACCTGGACGTCTGGTACGACCGGATCGACGCGTCCGAGGCGCTGGCGGACATGGCGGCCGACGCGCGGGATCACGGCCGGGCGATGTTCGCCAAGGCCAGCACCCGCACGCACCTGCACACCCTGAAGAAGCTGGCGGTGCAGACCCCGGGCGGCTGGCGCCTGCGGGACGATCCGCCTCTGCTGGTGCACACGTCGGACCCGCAGGCGGAGGTCATGCTGGCGGGCGTGCGGACGAACTATCTGGACAGCGTGGCCCCGGACCGCCGGGAACTGCTGTCGCGCTACCACCTGGCTGACTGGGCGCTGAAGGTCACGGGTGTGGGCAGTTGCGGGCGGCGGGTGCTGGTGCTGCTGCTGGCCGCCGACGGGGACGATGTGCTGTTCCTGCAGGTGAAGGAGGCGCGGCCGAGCGTGCTCGAGCCGTATGCCGGGCCGACCGTCGCGCGGAACGCGGCGCACCGGATCGTGCGGGGGCAGCAGCTGATGCAGGCGGCAGCCGATCCGTTCCTGGGCTGGTCGGCGGGCGAGGGCTTCTGCGGGTACGTGCGGCAGTTGCGGGACCAGAAGGGACGCTTCGACCTGCAGGCGGTGTCGCCGCGCACCCTGGAGGAGATTGCCGAGCTGTGCGGCTGGGCGCTGGCCCGCGCGCACGCCCGCACGGGGGACGCCGTGGCGCTGGGCGCGTACCTGGGCCGGCGTGAGACGTTCGATCAGGCGGTGGCGACTTTCGCGGTGGCGTACGCCGATCAGGCCGAGCGGGATCATGCCGCGCTGGCCCAGGCGATCGTGCGGGGGTACCTGGAGGCGGAGGTTGACCCCGTGGGTTGA
- a CDS encoding helix-turn-helix domain-containing protein, producing MTLDATDAISPLGVLPPAGPTCIHLPLDVTPEGLARHAVGLANARGGTVLVGVDAVSGSARDAGELHPLMITHAIFELSGGRLTVNVQHHRLPGGARVLAVFVPHAPYVLAAPDGSVIAWDGAHLVPVTPGEAEPVADQDFTATVPPDASLADLDPAEVARLRGLGRRASAANLPDLDFLRELGLLIPSGGALRPTLAAILLAGTPAALRAHVPQSEVCFYHHQTTDVEFQFREDLLRPIPALLTRLAELIQARNRFTPVQVGLFRIEVWDQDEVVYREALLNALTHRDYTLRDAVHVHHFPDRLEIMNPGGLPGGITPGNILRHQPKRRNPLLAESLARLGLVERAGVGVDKMYSLMLRHGKEPPEYTTYPDSVTLALHSPGFDAEFVRFVARKQEEMQTLSLDVLIVLSLLAREGEATRAALARALQLPEDRTPRLLRGMEDHGLIRRAGVGRGIAYVLSDEVRAALGRPTLSVAEVPPMPAPVAPPVVVPHAPPVPAPVQAADAKPARAPRRPADSSGPNAAEVRAIALALAREQGRVRNVDLRGACGITTQQAWRTLRRLVQDGLLRKLGTGTRDAAYELLN from the coding sequence GTGACGCTGGACGCGACCGACGCCATCTCGCCGCTGGGGGTGCTGCCCCCGGCGGGTCCCACCTGCATTCACCTGCCGCTGGACGTGACGCCCGAGGGACTGGCGCGGCACGCGGTGGGTCTGGCGAACGCGCGGGGCGGGACGGTGCTGGTGGGTGTGGACGCCGTGTCGGGCAGCGCGCGGGACGCGGGGGAGCTGCATCCGCTGATGATCACGCACGCGATCTTCGAACTGTCGGGCGGGCGGCTCACCGTGAACGTGCAGCATCACCGCCTGCCGGGCGGGGCGCGGGTGCTGGCGGTATTCGTGCCGCACGCACCGTACGTGCTGGCCGCGCCGGACGGGTCGGTCATCGCCTGGGACGGCGCGCATCTCGTGCCGGTCACGCCGGGCGAGGCGGAACCGGTCGCGGATCAGGATTTCACGGCGACCGTCCCGCCGGACGCGTCCCTGGCCGACCTGGACCCGGCGGAGGTCGCGCGGCTGCGCGGGCTGGGCCGCCGGGCGAGCGCCGCGAACCTCCCGGACCTGGATTTCCTGCGGGAACTGGGCCTGCTGATCCCGAGCGGCGGGGCGCTGCGGCCCACGCTGGCCGCGATCCTGCTGGCGGGCACCCCGGCGGCGCTGCGGGCGCACGTCCCTCAATCGGAGGTGTGTTTCTACCACCACCAGACGACCGACGTGGAATTCCAGTTCCGGGAGGACCTGCTGCGGCCCATTCCGGCGCTGCTGACGCGACTGGCGGAACTGATCCAGGCCCGGAACCGCTTCACGCCGGTGCAGGTGGGCCTGTTCCGCATCGAGGTGTGGGATCAGGACGAGGTCGTGTACCGCGAGGCGCTCCTGAACGCCCTGACGCACCGGGACTACACGCTGCGGGACGCGGTGCACGTGCATCACTTCCCGGACCGGCTGGAGATCATGAACCCCGGCGGGCTGCCGGGCGGGATCACGCCGGGGAACATCCTGCGGCACCAGCCCAAGCGCCGCAATCCGCTGCTGGCCGAGTCGCTGGCGCGCCTGGGGCTGGTCGAGCGGGCCGGGGTGGGCGTGGACAAGATGTACTCGCTGATGCTGCGCCACGGGAAGGAACCGCCGGAGTACACCACGTACCCGGATTCGGTGACGCTGGCGCTGCACTCGCCGGGCTTCGACGCGGAGTTCGTGCGCTTCGTGGCCCGCAAGCAGGAGGAGATGCAGACCCTCTCGCTGGACGTCCTGATCGTCCTGAGCCTGCTGGCGCGTGAGGGCGAGGCGACCCGCGCGGCGCTGGCCCGCGCGCTGCAACTCCCGGAGGACCGCACGCCCCGTCTGCTGCGCGGCATGGAGGACCACGGGCTGATCCGCCGCGCCGGGGTCGGACGCGGCATCGCGTACGTCCTGAGTGACGAGGTCCGCGCCGCCCTGGGCCGCCCCACGCTGAGCGTGGCCGAGGTTCCGCCCATGCCTGCACCGGTCGCCCCGCCAGTCGTGGTGCCGCACGCTCCACCTGTCCCGGCGCCCGTTCAGGCGGCTGACGCGAAGCCTGCGCGTGCGCCGCGCCGCCCGGCGGACAGCAGCGGCCCGAACGCCGCCGAGGTTCGCGCCATCGCGCTGGCCCTGGCGCGCGAGCAGGGCCGGGTAAGGAACGTGGACCTGCGCGGGGCGTGCGGCATCACGACGCAGCAGGCGTGGCGGACCCTGCGCCGACTGGTGCAGGACGGTCTGCTGCGCAAGCTGGGCACCGGTACGCGCGACGCGGCGTACGAACTGCTGAATTAA
- a CDS encoding DUF3293 domain-containing protein: MPDGVPDLGAAFLGSSYGRAGERLWLYVDGPGVLPGWSAPGGRWGIVTAWNPGGAQAGSAENDTAQTRLTGRVQGWSPLSGFNGDGGWREDTLILRGVPLREAARLGRQFGQAAILWGVGRRAALVWLDGPPFSEGLRIERLWLRRADSPGTADCGYTAGL, encoded by the coding sequence ATGCCGGATGGTGTGCCGGACCTGGGGGCAGCGTTCCTGGGCAGCAGCTATGGCCGGGCCGGTGAGCGCCTGTGGCTGTACGTGGACGGGCCGGGTGTGCTGCCGGGCTGGAGTGCCCCGGGCGGACGCTGGGGCATTGTGACCGCGTGGAACCCGGGGGGCGCGCAAGCCGGGTCGGCGGAGAACGACACAGCGCAGACGCGGCTGACGGGACGGGTGCAGGGGTGGTCTCCCCTGTCCGGCTTCAATGGGGACGGCGGGTGGCGCGAGGACACGCTGATCCTGCGCGGCGTGCCGCTACGCGAGGCGGCGCGGCTGGGCCGTCAGTTCGGGCAGGCGGCGATCCTGTGGGGCGTGGGCCGCCGGGCGGCGCTGGTCTGGCTGGACGGTCCCCCCTTTTCAGAGGGGCTGCGGATCGAGCGGCTGTGGCTGCGGCGGGCGGATTCACCCGGAACAGCGGATTGCGGCTATACTGCCGGATTGTGA
- the truD gene encoding tRNA pseudouridine(13) synthase TruD, with protein MSLVFDWSALRALTDGPGTGGVLRREPSDFRVEELPAYPLSGDGEFVFVQLEKTGHTTAHVLRELGAQLGVRDRDVGVAGLKDRHAVTSQWISLPAKYEDRVSAFTMDGVRVLDMQRHGNKLAMGHLGGNRFQVRVRDAAGQADEAAGTLAQLVARGVPNYFGPQRFGLGGVNAEEGLRVVRGESRVRDPRVRRFLTSALQSVVFNAFVSRRLERGAFDALLAGDMAKKHDTGGVFSVQDAAAETPRAQRGEVSATGTLFGRKVKPLTLDAGELERAVLDELGLSPEMFGSRKGDRRLTRVFPQDAQVAPEEDGFTLSFTLPKGSFATSVLREVMKTSVDAATPDLGADPDAPGEEGLE; from the coding sequence GTGAGTCTGGTGTTTGACTGGTCGGCGCTGCGTGCCCTCACGGACGGGCCGGGTACCGGCGGCGTCCTGCGGCGTGAGCCCTCGGATTTCCGCGTGGAGGAACTTCCCGCCTACCCCCTGAGTGGTGATGGCGAGTTCGTGTTCGTGCAGCTGGAGAAGACCGGCCACACGACCGCGCACGTCCTGCGGGAACTGGGCGCGCAGCTGGGCGTGCGCGACCGGGACGTGGGCGTGGCGGGCCTGAAGGACCGGCATGCGGTCACCTCGCAGTGGATCAGCCTGCCCGCCAAGTACGAGGACCGCGTGTCCGCGTTCACCATGGACGGCGTGCGCGTGCTGGACATGCAGCGGCACGGGAACAAGCTGGCGATGGGGCACCTGGGTGGCAACCGCTTCCAGGTGCGGGTCCGGGACGCCGCCGGTCAGGCCGACGAGGCCGCCGGGACGCTGGCGCAGCTGGTCGCGCGGGGCGTGCCGAACTACTTCGGGCCGCAGCGTTTCGGGCTGGGCGGCGTCAACGCCGAGGAGGGCCTGCGCGTCGTGCGCGGCGAGTCGCGCGTCCGGGACCCGCGCGTGCGCCGCTTCCTGACGAGCGCCCTGCAGAGCGTGGTGTTCAACGCCTTTGTCAGCCGCCGCCTGGAACGGGGGGCGTTCGACGCGCTGCTGGCCGGGGACATGGCGAAGAAGCACGACACGGGCGGCGTGTTCAGCGTGCAGGACGCCGCCGCCGAGACGCCGCGCGCCCAGCGGGGCGAGGTGAGTGCCACCGGCACGCTGTTCGGCCGCAAGGTCAAGCCGCTGACGCTGGATGCCGGTGAGCTGGAACGCGCGGTGCTGGATGAACTGGGCCTGAGCCCCGAGATGTTCGGCAGTCGCAAGGGAGACCGCCGGCTGACGCGGGTGTTCCCCCAGGACGCGCAGGTCGCGCCCGAAGAGGACGGCTTCACGCTGTCGTTCACGCTCCCGAAGGGCAGTTTCGCCACGAGTGTGCTGCGCGAGGTCATGAAGACCAGTGTGGACGCCGCGACCCCTGATCTGGGTGCCGACCCGGACGCCCCGGGCGAGGAGGGACTGGAGTGA
- the arsB gene encoding arsenical efflux pump membrane protein ArsB, producing MWAVLIVLGTVALVVWQPRGLGAARAATLGAVVALLAGVVHLSDLPTLWGATWNATLTLVGLIVLSLLLDAAGLFRWAALHVARWGGGSGRRLLALLVGLCAVVAALFANDGGVLILTPIVLELARALRVSRAATLTLALAVGFVVDAASLPLTISNLTNIIAADAFRISFGGYAGVMFPVNLVVVAACLGTLLAFYGRTLPRRYDVGALPGPAEAVRSWGVFRAGWLVTPLLLAGAFLAEGAGVPLSAVVAVCAGLVWVVAARSAHVGTRAVLRAAPWNVVAFSLAMYTVVYGLRGAGVTGAYGAWLASWAAHGTGAAVFASGLSVAGLSAGLNNLPALLTAILGIQGSGVSGAARQALVFGAVMGADIGPKLTPIGSLATLLWLHVLRGRGLEVGWGEYLRAGLRLTPPVLLAGLLALWLRLSVG from the coding sequence ATGTGGGCGGTGCTGATCGTGCTGGGAACCGTGGCGCTGGTGGTCTGGCAGCCGCGTGGGCTGGGGGCGGCGCGCGCCGCGACGCTGGGCGCGGTGGTGGCGCTCCTGGCAGGCGTGGTCCACCTGTCGGACCTGCCCACCCTGTGGGGCGCCACCTGGAACGCAACCTTGACGCTGGTTGGCCTGATCGTGCTGAGTCTGCTGCTGGACGCGGCGGGGCTCTTCCGCTGGGCGGCGCTGCACGTGGCGCGCTGGGGGGGCGGGAGTGGGCGTCGGCTGCTGGCGCTGCTGGTGGGGCTGTGCGCGGTGGTGGCGGCGCTGTTCGCGAACGACGGTGGGGTGCTGATCCTCACGCCGATCGTGCTGGAACTGGCGCGGGCGCTGCGCGTGAGCCGCGCGGCGACGCTGACCCTGGCGCTGGCGGTGGGCTTCGTGGTGGACGCCGCGAGCCTGCCGCTGACGATCAGCAACCTGACGAACATCATCGCGGCGGACGCCTTCCGCATCAGTTTCGGCGGGTACGCGGGCGTGATGTTCCCGGTGAATCTGGTCGTGGTCGCCGCGTGCCTGGGCACCCTGCTGGCGTTCTACGGGCGGACCCTGCCGCGCCGCTACGACGTGGGGGCGCTGCCTGGCCCGGCCGAGGCGGTGCGGTCGTGGGGCGTGTTCCGGGCGGGCTGGCTGGTCACGCCGCTGCTGCTGGCGGGTGCCTTCCTGGCCGAGGGGGCGGGCGTGCCCCTCAGCGCGGTCGTGGCGGTGTGCGCGGGGCTGGTGTGGGTGGTCGCGGCGCGCAGCGCGCACGTGGGCACGCGGGCGGTGCTGCGCGCCGCGCCGTGGAACGTGGTGGCGTTCAGTCTGGCGATGTACACGGTGGTGTACGGGCTGCGCGGTGCGGGCGTGACCGGCGCGTACGGGGCGTGGCTGGCGAGCTGGGCGGCGCACGGGACGGGCGCGGCGGTGTTCGCGTCGGGCCTCAGCGTGGCGGGGCTCAGCGCGGGGCTGAACAACCTCCCGGCGCTGCTCACGGCGATCCTGGGCATCCAGGGCAGCGGCGTGAGTGGCGCGGCGCGTCAGGCGCTGGTGTTCGGCGCGGTGATGGGCGCGGATATCGGGCCGAAGCTCACGCCGATCGGGAGTCTGGCGACGCTGCTGTGGCTGCACGTCCTGCGTGGGCGTGGGCTGGAGGTCGGCTGGGGCGAGTACCTGCGCGCCGGGCTGCGCCTGACCCCGCCGGTGCTGCTGGCCGGGCTGCTGGCGCTGTGGCTGCGCCTGAGCGTGGGGTGA